Genomic DNA from Equus caballus isolate H_3958 breed thoroughbred chromosome 10, TB-T2T, whole genome shotgun sequence:
TATGCATTCCCCAAGTCCCAATGCTTCCTATTCTGAATAAACCACAGTGCTCCTTGACGTTCTGCCCATGGGGCCTCAGATACAACTTAATCTCCCATACATTTGATCCAGTTTTCAGGCATGAGGTAcatgcacttttttctttttgtttttccccagctttattgagatataattgacatataacattgtttaaggtgtacaacatagtgattttatatatgcatagattgcaaaatgattaccaaaaaGGTTGCTTAACACATCcctcacctcacatagttacaatttttttgtgtgtggtgagaactttcAAAATCTACTATCTtcacaactttcaagtatacaatacagtgttgttaactatagtcaccaagctgtacattagatcccagggatttattcatcttataactggaagtttgtatcctttgacaacattcacccatttcccccaccctcccacccctggcaaccatcaatctgttctctgtttccataagtttggatttttttatattcgacatatatatgaaatcatacagtatttgtctttttctgtctgacttatttctcttagcacaATTTCCTCAAGTTTCactcatgttgtcacaagtggcaggatttccttctttttatgggtgaataatatctgttgtatatttataccacattttctttatccgttcacctatccatggacacttaggttgtttccaagtcttggctattatatataatgctgcaatgaacataagggtgtagatatctcttcaagagagtgatttcatttcctttggctatataaccagaagtggaattgctggatcttatggctatttggttttttgctattgatttgtatgatttccttatgtattttggatattaactccttaccaGACAtgtggttgcaaatattttctcccattccataggatgctttttcatttcattgattgtttctttGCTGTGTAGAAACTTTTTAGATTGGTGTACTCCTActtgttgactttttcttttgtggcCTGTGTCTTACATGTCATTTCCGTAAACTCATTGCCAAGATGaatatcaaggagctttttccctatattttcttcctggAGTGTTACGATGTCAggtcttaatccattttgagttaacttttttgAGTGGTGTAGgatagggatccagtttcattcttttaacgtgaatatccagttttcccagcactatttattaaagagactatcttttctccattaagtattcttggctcccttgtcaaaaatttatccttgtcaaatattagttgaccatttgtacatgggtttacttctgggctctcagttgtGTTTCCCacatctatgtgtctgtttttatgtcagtactgTATTTTTTGGATtaccatggctttgtagtatagtttgaaattgaAAGTGTGATTCCTTCATcagtgttcttctttctccaggttgctttagctattcagggtctttgttgaatgttaggggttttttttctatttctttaagaaatgtCATCGGAATCTTggtagggattgcgttgaatctatagattactttggataatatggacattttaacagcattaattcttccaacccatgaacacaggatatatttccatttatttgtttcttcttatgtcttatagttttcagtgtgcagatctttcaccttcttggttaaatttattcctaagtattttattgttttggatgctattgtaaatggatcgttttctttatttctttttcagataattcattgttagtttatagaaatgcaactgatttttgtatattgattttgtatcctgcaactttactgaatttgtttcatagttctaacagttttttggtgaagCCTTTAGAATTATCtgtgtataagatcatgtcatccacaaacagacgattttacttcttcctttctgatgtagatgctttttatttctttttcttgcctgattactctggctaggacttccagtactatgttgaatagaaatgcTGAGGGGGgaattcttgtcttttttctgatcttagaggaaaaactttcaacctttcacccttgagtctgatgttggctgtgtgtgtGCTATATATGGCTTTCGTTCTGTTGagatacattccttctatactggatttgttgggagtttttattatcaatggatgttgaattttgtccaactgctttatctgcatctattgagattattgtgtgatttttgtctttcattctattaatgtgatgcatcacatttattgattttcatatgttgaaccatccttgcatcccagggatgaaTCTCATTTCATCCTATATCCACTATTTAAGCCATCTTTCATCTTCCTCGCCTTCTAACAGCTCCCTTGAAAAAGGATGTATTCGAAATTTATGTTTTCTAGAGAACTGGCATACCTTCAGAATTTAAGTAGTTCCCCAAAAGTATCTTGTACCTAAGGCATAAAGAGAAgaccaaaagaaaattattattacatAAGGTTTTCCATCACTAAATACATTTTGGATTAAAGTGTATATGTGTGCTTTTTTATTTAGGTTGCATGAGTTTCATTTGTAAAGAAAGGATGGCTCCTCTAAGGATACATGGTTTTATCCAAATTTGGAGCAAGAAGACTGGGATAACTAAATCTAGAGAAGTATTCATTGAAACagtggaaggaaaaaaggaaaccagCCTGGTGGTCATTTTCAATTCTGGAGAATTTATAAGGGTTTTTCAGCTAAGTAATAATATTACAAATGTGGTCCTTAGACATTGTGGAGAGAGACAAAGTTGCCTGAatttaactttgaaaaacaatAGCTCCTTGTTTATTGACAAATTATCGCGCAGAGATGCCGAACAGTTGAAGATGTTCCTGGATATAGTCCATCAAAACGAATTCCAATCACCTATGGAATCTGATAGTGATTGGCGTGTTTTTGACAGCAGAAATACACGGAAGGAAATTGACAAAACTCCATTTCACAAGGTTTGTGACATGCCAAGTTATGGATTCTTTAATACAGAAAAAGTAAGTGAGACACCTTTCCCTCAGAAGATGCCTTCATTAATATCAAAATCACCAATGCTTGTCACAACAGGCCTATTAGAAAATCAAGgtggaaaggggaaaagaatgCAATCATCTTGTCTAGAGATGAGTGAGGGCCTCTGGGAAGAAAATAACCCCATACTAAAcaagaaactgaagacaaattCCTTTAAGTATGTAAGCGGCATTGGGAAGAAACCACTGCATTTAAAAGATCCAAAAAGGGATAGAAATTCAAAATATGGACCTTCATGCAAGACCATCTCTGCTTAAAATCCTAACCTAGATAAGGCTCTTCATTCAGTCCAACTTCTCTCTTCCAAAAGCAGTTTGGAATTTCGCTCAGGACTAATGTCTAGCCAGAATGATCCAGGATGTAATGAATCCCAGGTGCCCCTTGACTCTCACCCAGAACAACTATGGCAAGGCTTTCCTAATTTGGGAAATACCTGTTACGTGAATGCAAGTTTACAGTCACTATTTGCAATTCCACTGTTTGCTGATGACTTACTTAAGCAAGGTGTCCCATGGGAGAAAATTCCCTTTGGTGCTCTTGTTATGGACTTGAACCAGTTACTGGTGTTAAAAGGTGTCTGTAACGTGGAGACCAAGAAAGGGTTACTTGTAAATGTTAAAAGTACCATTTCAGTGGTTGCAGAGACATTCTCTAGCAACATTCAGAATGATGCTCATGAGTTCTTAGGTCACTGTTTAGATCAGCTGAAAGAGgacatgaaaaaattaaacaccACTTTGAGGACTGAGAGAGAACTTGGGGATGAAAATTCGTCTCCACAGAGGTATGCTGGTAATGCTGCCACCAAGTCATTTGTTTGTCTTGCTGTTGCTAATTTTGAGTTTGAATTGCAGTGCTCCATTATTTGTAAAGCCTGTGGTCAGGTGGTTCTCAAGGCAGAACCGAGTCATTATCTCTCCATCAACCTTCCCCAAGAAACAAAACCACTTCCTTTCTctattcaaaattgttttgattttttctttagagCAGAAGAACCTGAGTGTAACTGTGAGAAGTGCAAGCACAAGAGTTCTGTTGCAAAGCACAAATTCAGTAGGCTTCCCAGGGTCCTTATTGTTCATCTGAAATGCTATAACTTTAGTGATGTTTGGTAGCTAGTGAAGGATAACCAGCGAGTCCATGTTCCCAAATATTTAAGCTTGTCTTCTCATTGCAATGATAATACCAAACCACTGCTTCCCTTGGGCAGTAATGCACCTACTGGGGACTCCAAAGTCCTGAATGTCTCTCAAGAGATGATTTCTGAGATCATCAGCCCATCAACACCTTCAGTAGTGTTGATCTCAGAATCCAGTGAGTCCCTGGTTTTACAAATTCCATCAGAGAAGGAAGCCAAACCACAAAATTTCCGGAAAATCTGTGAAGGGTCCAGCCAAGAACAGCAGCAGAGAGACCTGGAAAAGTGTTCTACTGAATGCAGTAGAGTCAGAACTGGTAAACTCAGGAGATGGGACAGTCAGTGAAAAGGAGCTGCTAGCAGCTGACTCGATGGATCAAGGAGATATTTCTCTTCCTATGATCTGTGAAGATGCAGGTAAACCTACCAGCAGTCCACGCACAGGTCTTGTAGAGATTCATCTTCAAGAGGTAGCTGACAACCCAGAACTTAAGAAATATGAGAAAACCAACGCATTTGTAGAGTTAGTGTCACTGAGTCTACTGAAGATTTTTGTGAGGATAAAGAAACCTGGATTCCAGAAAGATCTGAAGGAATGGCTGAACAACTCCAGTAGCATGATGGAAAGAGAATCTATGAATAATTccttcagggggccagcccggtggccgagtggctgcagcagcccagggttttgcgggttcggatcctgggcgcagacatggcaccgcttgtcaggccatgcttaggcggcatcccacatgccacaactagagggacccacagctaaaaatatacaactatgtaccagggggctttggggagaaaaaggaaaaataaaatctttaaaaaaaaaaaaaaaaagaaagaattccttcagcaggaaccacctccaagCATTGGGAAGCCGGATGCCCAGGAACACATAGAGAAGGACCTCAATAGTCCTCAGAAGGCTAACCTGAATTCCCTTGGTGCGTTGGGTTCCGATAAGAACTCTGGAAACAAAGACATTTTAGATACAGAGAACACAGAAGCTGAAGCCAGAGAACCGAAAAGAAATACCCAGATGAGAGACCCTCTTCATGCCTACCAGCTCATCAGTGTGGTCAGCCATCTTGGGCACTCCCCACACTCAGGCCATTACATCAGCGATGTTTATGACTTTCAGAGGTAGGCCTGGTTCACGTACAGTGATTTACGAGTATCACAAATCGAAAAGTCCGTAATGCAGGAGGCTAGGCTTTGCACTGGGTATATCTTCTTTTACACGCACAATGAGATCTTTGAGGCACTGTTGGGAAAGGCAGAGAATTCCCAGGTACTTAGAACAGAGGTAGGGAAGATCCTTCAGGAGAAATAAGAGGAAGATGTCTCATTGCACAAATCTCTTGACTGCCTCACGCAGTCCCACTTCCTCCACAGAAGGAAAATTCTGAACGCTGCCGGGAGATGAAGAGACAAGTAGCTCAAGAGGAAAGTTCAAGTTGAAACACCCATTTTAGGGAAATATCTATTCTAACTCTGCAGCAGACACCTAGATCCCATGGCTCAGGCTGATATGGATTGTTCTCTCCTGCAAGATTAGAAAGGTGCTTTTTAGGTGGGAATGCAGTGGGTTTTCAAACGTTGTTCCTACACCAGCAGCGCAGCTGCAGCCAGGGGCTGATTAGAAGTGCAACATTTTGGATCCCACTCCAGGCCAGCTGAAGCAGAAACTCTGGGGGCGTGACTCAGCAATTGACGGAAAGCTAATGCTCCAGAAAATTTGAGAACCATT
This window encodes:
- the USP29 gene encoding LOW QUALITY PROTEIN: ubiquitin carboxyl-terminal hydrolase 29 (The sequence of the model RefSeq protein was modified relative to this genomic sequence to represent the inferred CDS: inserted 1 base in 1 codon; deleted 1 base in 1 codon; substituted 3 bases at 3 genomic stop codons) produces the protein MAPLRIHGFIQIWSKKTGITKSREVFIETVEGKKETSLVVIFNSGEFIRVFQLSNNITNVVLRHCGERQSCLNLTLKNNSSLFIDKLSRRDAEQLKMFLDIVHQNEFQSPMESDSDWRVFDSRNTRKEIDKTPFHKVCDMPSYGFFNTEKVSETPFPQKMPSLISKSPMLVTTGLLENQGGKGKRMQSSCLEMSEGLWEENNPILNKKLKTNSFKYVSGIGKKPLHLKDPKRDRNSKYGPSCKTISAXNPNLDKALHSVQLLSSKSSLEFRSGLMSSQNDPGCNESQVPLDSHPEQLWQGFPNLGNTCYVNASLQSLFAIPLFADDLLKQGVPWEKIPFGALVMDLNQLLVLKGVCNVETKKGLLVNVKSTISVVAETFSSNIQNDAHEFLGHCLDQLKEDMKKLNTTLRTERELGDENSSPQRYAGNAATKSFVCLAVANFEFELQCSIICKACGQVVLKAEPSHYLSINLPQETKPLPFSIQNCFDFFFRAEEPECNCEKCKHKSSVAKHKFSRLPRVLIVHLKCYNFSDVWXLVKDNQRVHVPKYLSLSSHCNDNTKPLLPLGSNAPTGDSKVLNVSQEMISEIISPSTPSVVLISESSESLVLQIPSEKEAKPQNFRKICEGSSQEQQQRDLEKCSLNAVESELVNSGDGTVSEKELLAADSMDQGDISLPMICEDAGKPTSSPRTGLVEIHLQEVADNPELKKYEKTNAFVEXSVTESTEDFCEDKETWIPERSEGMAEQLQKNKIFKKKKKKKEFLQQEPPPSIGKPDAQEHIEKDLNSPQKANLNSLGALGSDKNSGNKDILDTENTEAEAREPKRNTQMRDPLHAYQLISVVSHLGHSPHSGHYISDVYDFQRXAWFTYSDLRVSQIEKSVMQEARLCTGYIFFYTHNEIFEALLGKAENSQVLRTEVGKILQEK